A region from the Aegilops tauschii subsp. strangulata cultivar AL8/78 chromosome 5, Aet v6.0, whole genome shotgun sequence genome encodes:
- the LOC109766206 gene encoding transcription factor bHLH150, with protein sequence MEIARRRRSLCSSRRRRSAAVGRKVRELRRLVPGAAVMPTDRLLVRTADYIAQLRVRVELLRALSELCEGHGHGDSPS encoded by the coding sequence ATGGAGATCGCcaggaggaggaggtcgctgTGCTCGAGCCGTCGCcggcggtcggcggcggtggGGCGGAAGGTGCGGGAGCTGCGGCGGCTGGTCCCCGGGGCGGCGGTTATGCCCACCGACCGGCTGCTCGTCCGCACGGCCGACTACATCGCGCAGCTCCGGGTCAGGGTGGAGCTCCTCAGGGCGCTCTCGGAGCTCTGCGAAGGGCATGGCCATGGCGACTCCCCTAGCTAG